A stretch of Sphingomicrobium flavum DNA encodes these proteins:
- a CDS encoding phosphotransferase family protein: MDRTQANSGTRTVSERLRFDEAALTRWMQDHVEGFCGPVKVSQFKGGQSNPTYKVETPGGNYVLRRKPPGKLLPGAHAVEREYRVMTALGAQGFPAPKTHGLCEDDSIIGTPFFLMDMVDGRIVWEASFPDMNRDQRAAHFDAMNATIAQLHSYDPDAIGLGDYGKGKDYVARQVARWSGQYEQDVEAGRIDAMDRLVAWLKGHLPTGEQQVRITHGDFRCDNMIFAADAPNVLAVLDWELSTLGDPAADFTYHLMMYRMPAGIFTGLKGLDLADLGIPSEEEYVERYCERTGRNGLPQKDYLVVFNLFRLAAILHGIKGRLARGNASSAHAAQMVKGLEPLAELAWSEAQNAKL; this comes from the coding sequence ATGGACAGGACACAGGCCAATAGCGGCACCCGCACCGTCTCCGAACGGCTGCGCTTCGATGAAGCCGCCCTCACCCGCTGGATGCAGGATCATGTCGAGGGCTTTTGCGGGCCGGTGAAGGTCAGCCAGTTCAAGGGCGGCCAGTCCAACCCCACCTACAAGGTCGAAACGCCGGGCGGCAATTATGTCCTCCGCCGCAAACCGCCGGGCAAGCTCCTCCCCGGTGCCCATGCGGTGGAACGCGAATATCGCGTCATGACCGCGCTCGGCGCACAAGGCTTCCCCGCCCCCAAAACCCACGGCCTGTGCGAAGATGACAGCATTATCGGCACGCCCTTCTTTCTGATGGACATGGTCGATGGCCGCATCGTCTGGGAAGCCAGCTTCCCGGACATGAACCGCGACCAGCGCGCCGCCCATTTCGACGCAATGAACGCCACCATCGCCCAGCTCCACAGCTATGATCCCGACGCCATTGGGCTTGGCGATTATGGCAAGGGCAAGGATTATGTCGCCCGCCAGGTCGCGCGCTGGTCGGGCCAATATGAGCAGGATGTGGAAGCCGGCAGGATCGACGCGATGGACCGGCTGGTCGCCTGGCTCAAAGGCCATTTGCCCACCGGCGAACAGCAGGTGCGCATCACCCATGGCGATTTTCGCTGCGACAATATGATCTTCGCCGCCGATGCGCCCAACGTGCTGGCTGTGCTCGACTGGGAACTTTCGACGCTGGGTGATCCCGCCGCCGATTTCACCTACCACCTGATGATGTACCGCATGCCTGCGGGCATCTTCACCGGCCTGAAGGGCCTCGACCTCGCCGATCTCGGTATTCCGAGCGAAGAAGAGTATGTCGAGCGCTATTGCGAGCGCACCGGCCGCAACGGCCTGCCGCAGAAGGATTATCTGGTCGTCTTCAACCTGTTCCGCCTCGCCGCCATCCTGCACGGCATCAAGGGCCGGCTGGCGCGCGGCAATGCGTCGAGCGCCCATGCCGCTCAGATGGTCAAAGGCCTCGAACCGCTAGCCGAGCTAGCATGGTCCGAGGCCCAGAACGCCAAACTATAA
- a CDS encoding M3 family metallopeptidase, translating to MKTLLLATGSILGLSACGTIGEDAAIAAASDIAVAQADAQQAEVAVNPLLAEWTGPFGGVPQWQDYEVSMVDEAYPIAIAEYLAEIDAIVNNPAPATFENTIVPLELSGKKLSRVNTIGGLYQSNLSTPEVQALDAKWSPKLSAVYDQVTLNPKLFARIKSLYERRNQLGLDAQQMRVLVRQYESDVRNGALLDAAGKEKLSAYNQELAGLFSEFSKRVLADESLYTAVPEARMGGVPGDVKSAARALAEANGLGEGVYAIKNTRSMVDPVLTGGTDRALREEVWRDFVGRGDNGDANDTNEIIARIVKLRAERADLLGYDSHAVWRMQDTMAGSPERAMDLMMRVWPAAVARVDQEVEEMMPFAKADGLSKIEPWDYLYYLEKLRAAKYDLSADELKPYFELNNMVEGMFWSAEQLYDLKLTENTGAVPVYHPDIRTFQVTHAKTGDLIGLFYFDTYAREGKRSGAWMNTFRFETDLDGNAPGLFTNNNNFNKPAPGEPVLISLDDAQTLWHEFGHAIHYMLVDVGYPSLGGAQRDFVEYPSQVNENWLLSKPILERFAVHYETGEPMPQALLDKIAASSTFGEGYATVQYLSSALVDMALHVDPEGDVDVDAFERETLASLNMPEETVMRHRLPQFNHLFSSDAYSAGYYSYLWSETMDADTWAYFESTGDVYDRKIADAFRIHVLSTGNATDRAEAYRKFRGRDPEVKALLERRGFPTGE from the coding sequence ATGAAAACACTTCTTCTTGCGACCGGGTCGATCCTTGGCCTTTCCGCCTGCGGGACGATTGGCGAAGATGCGGCCATTGCAGCGGCGAGCGATATTGCAGTAGCCCAGGCGGATGCCCAGCAGGCTGAAGTAGCCGTCAATCCGCTGCTGGCCGAATGGACCGGCCCCTTTGGCGGCGTGCCGCAGTGGCAGGATTATGAAGTCTCGATGGTCGACGAGGCTTATCCGATCGCCATCGCCGAATATTTGGCCGAGATCGACGCCATCGTGAACAATCCGGCCCCGGCGACTTTCGAAAACACCATCGTGCCGCTGGAATTGTCGGGCAAGAAATTGAGCCGGGTCAACACCATTGGCGGGCTGTATCAGAGCAACCTGAGCACGCCCGAGGTGCAGGCGCTCGACGCCAAATGGAGCCCGAAGCTGTCGGCGGTCTATGACCAGGTGACGCTCAACCCCAAATTGTTCGCGCGCATCAAGTCGCTTTACGAGCGCCGCAATCAGCTCGGGCTCGATGCCCAGCAGATGCGGGTGTTGGTGCGCCAGTATGAAAGCGATGTGCGCAATGGCGCGCTGCTGGATGCGGCGGGCAAGGAAAAGCTGTCGGCCTACAATCAGGAACTGGCTGGGTTGTTCAGCGAATTTTCCAAGCGCGTGCTGGCCGATGAAAGCCTTTACACCGCCGTGCCCGAAGCCCGCATGGGCGGTGTGCCCGGCGATGTGAAGAGCGCAGCGCGCGCGCTGGCCGAGGCCAATGGCCTGGGCGAGGGCGTCTATGCCATCAAAAATACGCGTTCGATGGTCGATCCGGTGCTGACCGGCGGGACCGATCGTGCGCTGCGCGAGGAAGTGTGGCGCGACTTTGTGGGTCGCGGTGACAATGGCGATGCCAATGACACCAATGAGATCATCGCCCGCATCGTCAAGTTGCGCGCCGAGCGTGCCGACCTGTTGGGCTATGACAGCCATGCCGTGTGGCGCATGCAGGACACGATGGCGGGTTCGCCCGAACGCGCGATGGACCTGATGATGCGCGTGTGGCCCGCCGCGGTTGCGCGCGTCGACCAGGAAGTCGAGGAAATGATGCCCTTCGCCAAGGCGGACGGCCTCAGCAAGATCGAGCCGTGGGACTATCTCTATTATCTAGAAAAGCTGCGGGCGGCGAAATATGACCTCAGCGCCGACGAGCTGAAGCCCTATTTCGAATTGAACAATATGGTCGAGGGCATGTTCTGGTCGGCCGAACAGCTTTATGACCTGAAGCTCACCGAAAATACCGGCGCGGTGCCGGTCTATCACCCCGACATCCGCACCTTCCAGGTGACGCATGCCAAGACGGGCGATCTCATCGGCCTGTTCTATTTCGACACCTATGCCCGTGAGGGCAAACGGTCGGGCGCGTGGATGAACACCTTCCGCTTCGAGACCGACCTCGACGGCAATGCGCCGGGGCTGTTCACCAACAATAACAATTTCAACAAGCCGGCACCGGGCGAGCCCGTGCTGATCAGCCTGGATGATGCGCAGACGCTGTGGCACGAATTCGGCCATGCCATTCACTACATGCTGGTCGATGTGGGCTATCCCTCGCTGGGCGGAGCGCAGCGCGACTTTGTGGAATATCCCAGCCAGGTGAACGAGAATTGGCTGCTGTCCAAGCCCATCCTGGAGCGTTTCGCGGTGCATTATGAAACCGGCGAACCGATGCCGCAGGCTTTGCTCGACAAGATTGCCGCATCCTCCACCTTCGGTGAAGGCTATGCGACGGTGCAATATCTGTCTTCGGCGCTGGTCGACATGGCGCTGCATGTCGATCCCGAGGGCGATGTGGATGTCGATGCGTTCGAGCGCGAGACGCTGGCCAGCCTCAACATGCCCGAAGAAACGGTGATGCGTCACCGCCTGCCGCAGTTCAACCACCTGTTCAGCTCGGACGCCTATTCGGCGGGCTATTACAGCTATCTGTGGTCGGAAACGATGGACGCGGATACCTGGGCCTATTTCGAGTCGACGGGCGACGTCTATGACCGCAAGATTGCCGATGCCTTCCGCATCCATGTGCTGTCGACGGGCAATGCCACAGACCGCGCCGAAGCCTATCGCAAGTTCCGCGGGCGCGATCCCGAAGTGAAGGCGCTGCTCGAGCGTCGGGGCTTCCCGACGGGCGAATAA
- a CDS encoding NUDIX hydrolase has translation MTSRWRGKYLEMVEEDGWEFVRRTSGMSAVVIIAEVDGEVLLVEQYRVPVGKNCIELPAGLIGDDDGKNDSVEEAAARELEEETGYRPGRIERLGEFYSSSGVMGESFHLVRAYDCVKVGEGGGTDSEDIIVHRVPPERIADFVAQKRQEGLGIDVRLVRWL, from the coding sequence ATGACCAGTCGCTGGCGGGGCAAATATCTCGAGATGGTCGAGGAGGATGGCTGGGAGTTCGTCCGCCGCACCTCGGGCATGAGCGCGGTGGTGATCATCGCCGAGGTGGATGGCGAGGTGCTGCTGGTCGAACAATATCGGGTGCCGGTGGGGAAGAATTGCATCGAATTGCCGGCGGGGCTGATCGGCGATGATGACGGCAAGAATGACAGCGTCGAGGAAGCGGCAGCGCGCGAGCTGGAGGAAGAAACCGGCTATCGGCCCGGGCGCATCGAGCGGCTAGGGGAATTCTATTCTTCTTCGGGCGTGATGGGCGAAAGCTTCCACCTTGTGCGCGCGTATGACTGCGTGAAGGTGGGCGAGGGCGGAGGAACCGACAGCGAGGACATCATCGTCCACCGCGTGCCGCCCGAGCGGATCGCCGATTTTGTTGCGCAAAAGAGACAGGAAGGGCTGGGGATCGACGTGCGACTGGTCCGCTGGTTGTGA
- a CDS encoding TPM domain-containing protein gives MVDLTAEDHKRVSAAIALAEEKSDGEIIAVTAPKSDAYHDVALHHAVLAVFLWLGATAIWPQTLEWLDVRLFGGWDEASQRALLTIQLFFALLAFLVVLFAMRWMPLRMALTPGSTKTRRVRRRAIAIYKAGAERRTVGRTGILIYLSMAEHRAEIVHDDAITEVVEPDTWAEAMISLLGPVKEGRISDGICDAIEDIGEVLAEHFPKTSEDTNEIPDKLIEL, from the coding sequence ATGGTCGATCTGACGGCAGAAGATCATAAGCGCGTCAGTGCCGCGATCGCGCTGGCCGAGGAGAAATCGGACGGCGAAATCATTGCGGTCACTGCGCCCAAGAGCGATGCCTATCATGACGTCGCGCTGCATCATGCGGTGCTGGCGGTCTTCCTGTGGCTCGGTGCCACGGCGATCTGGCCGCAGACGCTGGAATGGCTCGATGTGCGGTTGTTCGGCGGCTGGGACGAAGCGAGCCAGCGGGCGTTGCTGACGATCCAGCTCTTCTTCGCGCTGCTGGCCTTCCTTGTGGTCTTGTTCGCAATGCGGTGGATGCCGCTTCGTATGGCGCTGACGCCGGGGTCGACCAAAACCAGGCGGGTGCGGCGGCGCGCCATTGCGATCTACAAGGCGGGCGCGGAGCGGCGCACGGTGGGTCGGACCGGCATCCTGATTTATCTGTCCATGGCCGAACATCGCGCCGAAATCGTCCATGACGATGCGATCACCGAGGTGGTGGAGCCCGACACCTGGGCCGAGGCGATGATTTCGCTGCTGGGGCCGGTGAAGGAGGGGCGGATCAGCGACGGCATTTGCGATGCGATCGAGGATATTGGTGAGGTGCTGGCCGAACATTTCCCCAAGACGTCCGAAGATACCAACGAAATTCCGGACAAATTGATCGAGCTATGA
- a CDS encoding TPM domain-containing protein has product MRAIAVPIARRWIAALLALLAMALLALPATAQDFPPPPVNSFILDQGEFLTDAEELALNQRLQSNFDATGRPIYIATFQNLQGRTIEDFGYRLGREWGVGDAEEDNGVLLTVAREEREMRIDTGYGARVFLPDIIAGRIIRNQMTPAFRDGRFADGINAGVDGMFEALALSPEEAQRRTDELARQPQPDMEGAAAVAGGSAMFIIMLVLFIVLGIARSSGGRRYRGKKGGKRRRKSMDSGDLAVLLWGLDAIASSSRGGRGRGRGGWGGGFGGGGGGFGGGGGFGGGLGGGSFGGGGASGGW; this is encoded by the coding sequence GTGAGGGCGATCGCCGTTCCCATCGCTCGCAGATGGATCGCCGCGTTGCTGGCGCTCCTCGCGATGGCGTTACTGGCTCTGCCGGCGACGGCGCAGGATTTCCCGCCGCCGCCGGTGAACAGCTTCATCCTCGATCAGGGTGAGTTCCTGACCGATGCCGAGGAATTGGCGCTCAACCAGCGGTTGCAGAGCAATTTCGACGCGACGGGGCGGCCGATCTATATCGCGACCTTCCAGAATCTGCAGGGCCGGACGATCGAGGATTTTGGCTATCGGCTGGGGCGCGAATGGGGCGTGGGCGATGCCGAGGAGGATAATGGCGTCCTGCTGACCGTGGCGCGTGAAGAGCGCGAGATGCGGATCGATACGGGCTATGGCGCGCGCGTTTTCCTGCCCGATATCATTGCCGGGCGGATCATCCGCAACCAGATGACGCCGGCCTTCAGGGATGGGCGATTTGCCGATGGCATTAACGCTGGCGTGGACGGCATGTTCGAGGCGTTGGCGCTGAGCCCCGAGGAAGCGCAGCGGCGGACGGATGAGCTGGCGCGTCAACCGCAACCCGACATGGAGGGCGCAGCGGCTGTGGCCGGCGGAAGCGCCATGTTCATCATCATGCTGGTGCTGTTCATCGTCCTTGGCATCGCGCGTTCGTCGGGCGGCCGGCGCTATCGCGGCAAGAAGGGTGGCAAGCGTCGGCGCAAGAGCATGGATAGCGGCGATTTGGCGGTGCTCTTGTGGGGGCTGGATGCGATTGCATCCTCCTCGCGCGGGGGGCGTGGCCGTGGCCGTGGCGGCTGGGGCGGTGGCTTTGGCGGCGGTGGAGGCGGCTTTGGTGGCGGGGGCGGCTTCGGCGGCGGGCTTGGTGGCGGTTCCTTCGGGGGCGGCGGCGCATCGGGGGGATGGTGA
- a CDS encoding LemA family protein: MSRFRLALIAPVAAFSLAGCGLNSVPTAEEQVNAAFGNLQAEYQRRNDLIDNLVETVKAAADQEDETLTSITEARARATSVQLSPDQLDDPEAVRAYSEAQAQMSGARSLLGTFVNENYPQLQSQGRYADLMVQLEGTENSILVARRDYNEAVQGYNTTIRTFPDAVGAKIFYGAEPKVAFEAAAGADEAPSVDFGE, translated from the coding sequence ATGTCACGATTTCGTCTCGCCCTGATCGCGCCGGTGGCGGCGTTCAGCCTTGCCGGTTGCGGCCTCAACAGCGTGCCCACGGCCGAAGAGCAGGTCAATGCGGCGTTCGGCAATTTGCAGGCCGAATATCAGCGCCGCAATGACCTCATCGATAATCTGGTCGAGACCGTGAAGGCGGCCGCTGACCAGGAAGACGAGACGCTGACCAGCATCACCGAAGCGCGGGCACGGGCAACCAGCGTACAGCTGTCGCCCGACCAGCTGGACGATCCCGAAGCGGTGCGTGCCTATAGCGAGGCGCAGGCGCAGATGTCGGGTGCGCGCAGCCTGCTCGGCACCTTCGTCAACGAAAACTACCCGCAGCTGCAGAGCCAGGGCCGCTATGCCGACCTGATGGTGCAGCTTGAAGGGACCGAAAACTCGATCCTGGTGGCGCGCCGCGACTATAATGAGGCGGTGCAGGGCTATAACACCACCATCCGCACCTTCCCCGACGCGGTCGGCGCCAAGATTTTCTATGGCGCCGAACCCAAGGTCGCGTTCGAAGCCGCCGCCGGCGCGGACGAGGCGCCGAGCGTCGACTTTGGCGAATAA
- the mscL gene encoding large conductance mechanosensitive channel protein MscL: MLKEFKEFIAKGNVIDLAVAVIIGGAFALITSSLTDDVIMPIVGAIFGGADFSNYFTLLGDLPEGFAGNPNSYTDLKEAGAAVVGWGQFITVVINFLILAFIIFIMVKQVNRVIAKKEDEPAETGPSETDLLKDILAELKKNN, encoded by the coding sequence ATGCTCAAGGAATTCAAGGAATTCATCGCCAAGGGCAATGTCATTGATCTGGCCGTCGCGGTCATCATCGGCGGTGCCTTCGCGCTCATCACGTCCAGCCTGACCGACGATGTCATCATGCCGATCGTCGGCGCGATTTTCGGCGGCGCCGATTTCAGCAACTATTTCACGCTGCTGGGCGATCTGCCTGAAGGCTTTGCCGGCAATCCCAACAGCTACACCGACCTGAAGGAAGCGGGCGCCGCGGTGGTCGGCTGGGGTCAGTTCATCACGGTCGTGATCAACTTCCTCATCCTGGCGTTCATCATCTTCATCATGGTCAAACAGGTGAACCGGGTGATCGCAAAGAAGGAAGATGAGCCCGCCGAAACCGGTCCGAGCGAGACCGACCTGCTCAAGGATATCCTTGCCGAACTGAAGAAGAATAACTGA
- a CDS encoding amidohydrolase family protein, translated as MMISFISGLLASSALSASPVPKEDLMQPPADATRYIIVSETNEHGGEWMWTTENGEVAFRKSQSLRGWITETDAKVSLCDDGVPCDIEIRGVTPNGDAAEILSTHAEGVSWDSGADRGEASIGDGYYLTRGGPQGIFGLFAEYMLQHPETKLLPTGNATLREGPAVHIEDEDGDVHARLFFIDGLQSIPTPVWLDQDGKHLATIDYMGLMREGYQEHFAKLKEVQEAAAAAETEAIAKRFLTAEARAPIIIDNVKMFDADRGIFVDGRAVAVEDGKIVAIAEAGSIEAKDGVRVIDGAGMTLTPGLWDAHKHYSNGYDLLANVATGMTSLRSPGNGTTELVTFAKAQREEKIVAPEIFGTPIIDQKHPLSAQGADLVSSEAEAIAAVRKAAENGLWGVKFYTSMNPDWIAPAAAEAKRLGLNVLGHVPATMRPSEAVKAGYDEVTHLNFIMMEAMPQSVVDISNTAARFEGPAQYAKDVDLDGPVMTSFIDLLKERGTWVDPTIMIFEGSFTYTDAQLAPAYQPYSGTMPAVFERSLNQGGYPLFGNVTREDMQKSYQKMLDLIAKLHENDIPIVAGTDGYGLELVREIEIYEIAGMSKEAALQTATINPARLVGIDNRTGSIAVGKEADMILVDGDVSQDLGALRRVVTVISDGYVMDGDALREAAGFSGMPK; from the coding sequence ATGATGATCAGCTTCATTTCCGGCCTGTTGGCCTCGTCCGCCCTATCCGCATCACCCGTGCCCAAGGAAGACCTGATGCAGCCGCCGGCCGATGCGACGCGCTACATCATCGTCTCCGAGACAAACGAGCATGGCGGCGAGTGGATGTGGACCACCGAGAATGGCGAGGTCGCCTTTCGAAAATCGCAGAGCCTGCGCGGCTGGATCACGGAAACCGATGCCAAGGTCAGCCTGTGCGATGACGGGGTACCGTGCGATATCGAGATTCGTGGGGTGACGCCGAATGGAGACGCTGCAGAAATTCTCAGTACCCATGCCGAGGGCGTGAGCTGGGATAGCGGTGCCGACCGGGGTGAGGCCTCCATCGGCGATGGCTATTATCTGACGCGCGGTGGGCCGCAGGGCATTTTCGGGCTGTTCGCCGAATATATGCTGCAGCATCCGGAGACCAAATTGCTGCCGACCGGCAATGCCACGCTGCGCGAGGGGCCGGCGGTGCATATCGAGGATGAGGATGGCGATGTGCATGCGCGGCTCTTCTTCATCGACGGGCTGCAGTCGATCCCGACGCCGGTCTGGCTGGACCAGGATGGCAAGCATCTGGCGACGATCGATTATATGGGCCTGATGCGCGAGGGCTATCAGGAGCATTTCGCCAAATTGAAGGAAGTCCAGGAGGCCGCCGCCGCGGCGGAGACCGAAGCGATTGCCAAGCGCTTCCTGACCGCGGAGGCGCGCGCGCCAATCATCATCGACAATGTGAAGATGTTCGATGCCGATCGCGGCATCTTCGTCGATGGCCGCGCGGTGGCGGTCGAGGATGGCAAGATCGTGGCCATCGCCGAGGCCGGGAGCATCGAGGCCAAGGACGGTGTGCGCGTGATCGACGGGGCGGGCATGACGCTGACGCCCGGCCTGTGGGATGCGCACAAGCATTACAGCAATGGCTATGACCTGCTCGCCAATGTGGCGACGGGGATGACCAGCCTGCGCAGCCCGGGTAATGGCACGACCGAGCTGGTCACCTTTGCCAAGGCACAGCGCGAGGAAAAGATCGTGGCGCCGGAGATTTTCGGCACGCCGATCATCGACCAGAAGCATCCGCTGTCAGCGCAGGGTGCTGACCTGGTATCGAGCGAGGCAGAAGCGATTGCAGCGGTGCGCAAGGCTGCGGAAAATGGCCTGTGGGGGGTGAAATTCTATACCTCGATGAACCCCGATTGGATCGCGCCGGCAGCGGCCGAGGCCAAGAGACTGGGGCTCAACGTGCTGGGCCACGTGCCCGCCACGATGCGGCCATCCGAAGCAGTCAAGGCGGGCTATGACGAGGTCACTCATCTCAACTTCATCATGATGGAAGCGATGCCGCAATCGGTGGTGGATATTTCCAATACGGCGGCGCGCTTCGAAGGGCCCGCGCAATATGCCAAGGATGTCGACCTGGATGGGCCAGTGATGACAAGCTTCATCGACCTGTTGAAGGAGCGCGGCACCTGGGTCGATCCCACGATCATGATCTTCGAAGGCAGCTTCACCTATACCGATGCGCAGCTGGCGCCCGCTTACCAGCCCTATTCGGGCACGATGCCAGCGGTCTTTGAGCGCAGCCTCAACCAGGGTGGTTATCCGCTGTTCGGAAATGTGACGCGCGAGGACATGCAGAAGAGCTACCAGAAGATGCTCGACCTGATCGCCAAGCTGCATGAAAATGACATTCCCATTGTCGCTGGCACAGACGGCTATGGCCTCGAGCTGGTGCGCGAGATCGAGATTTACGAGATTGCGGGGATGAGCAAGGAGGCCGCGCTGCAGACCGCGACGATCAACCCGGCGCGGCTGGTGGGGATCGACAATCGTACCGGTTCGATCGCGGTCGGCAAGGAAGCCGACATGATTCTGGTCGATGGCGATGTGAGCCAGGATCTGGGCGCGCTGCGCCGCGTCGTGACGGTCATCAGCGACGGCTATGTCATGGACGGCGATGCGCTGCGCGAAGCAGCAGGCTTTTCGGGCATGCCGAAATAG
- a CDS encoding NUDIX hydrolase has translation MSELPVRPAATLILMREGEGAPQMLMVRRTRAMAFAAGAWVWPGGRVDKADELAAAAQAHEDAAFRIAAIRETHEEVGIDLGDDLDQLTPFARWLPNFNVERRFDTLFYLARAPEGAAIAKLQQGEIAEACWTSASAMLERIEAGDATAIFPTKRNLERLAQYASIAEALDDAARYPIAPITPWVEQRGGEDHVVIADDIGYPVTSEPLTSAIRA, from the coding sequence ATGAGCGAACTTCCCGTCCGACCCGCCGCCACGCTCATCCTGATGCGCGAAGGCGAAGGCGCACCGCAAATGCTGATGGTTCGCCGAACCCGCGCCATGGCCTTTGCTGCCGGTGCCTGGGTATGGCCCGGCGGCCGCGTCGACAAGGCCGACGAGCTAGCGGCCGCAGCCCAAGCACATGAAGACGCGGCATTTCGCATCGCCGCTATCCGCGAAACCCATGAAGAGGTCGGCATCGACCTTGGCGATGACCTTGACCAGCTGACGCCCTTTGCCCGCTGGCTCCCCAATTTCAATGTCGAGCGCCGCTTCGACACGCTCTTCTACCTCGCCCGCGCCCCCGAAGGCGCCGCGATCGCAAAGCTGCAGCAAGGCGAGATCGCCGAAGCCTGCTGGACCAGCGCCTCCGCCATGCTGGAGCGGATCGAGGCAGGCGATGCCACTGCCATCTTCCCCACCAAGCGCAACCTCGAACGCCTTGCCCAATATGCCAGCATCGCCGAAGCGCTGGACGATGCAGCGCGATACCCGATCGCACCGATCACCCCATGGGTTGAACAGCGCGGCGGCGAGGATCATGTCGTGATCGCCGACGATATCGGCTATCCCGTAACCTCCGAGCCGCTGACGAGCGCCATTCGTGCCTGA
- a CDS encoding extensin-like domain-containing protein: protein MITLALLALAAFLGWDRFKAYEAAHPEQFPWTALDLADPIGPFTDDKLASLGDEPQRCAALIASAGLGDRPAAPRSSSTPQCGFDDGIELGAAPGARIPYGDITTACPVAAALALWERDVVQPAAERHLSTTVTRIDQLGSFSCRRLYGRDDGPWSEHATADAIDISGFRLADGRRLSLIADWQGDDAEARFLKEVRDGACSLFRTTLSPDYNAAHADHFHLDMASGRPAGWSICR from the coding sequence ATGATCACCCTAGCCCTGCTGGCGCTGGCCGCTTTCCTCGGCTGGGACCGGTTCAAGGCCTATGAGGCCGCCCATCCCGAGCAGTTTCCATGGACCGCGCTCGACCTCGCGGATCCCATAGGCCCCTTTACCGATGACAAATTGGCAAGCCTTGGCGACGAGCCGCAGCGCTGCGCCGCCCTGATCGCCTCTGCCGGGCTTGGCGATCGCCCCGCCGCGCCGCGCTCGTCCTCCACCCCGCAATGCGGTTTTGACGACGGCATCGAGCTCGGCGCCGCGCCGGGCGCGCGCATTCCCTATGGCGACATCACCACCGCCTGCCCTGTGGCCGCCGCGCTGGCCTTGTGGGAACGCGACGTCGTCCAACCTGCTGCTGAGCGCCATCTTTCCACCACCGTCACCCGCATCGACCAGCTGGGCAGCTTTTCCTGCAGACGCCTTTATGGCCGCGATGACGGGCCATGGAGCGAACACGCCACCGCCGATGCCATCGACATTTCGGGCTTCCGTCTGGCCGATGGCCGCCGGCTGAGCCTCATTGCCGACTGGCAGGGCGACGATGCCGAAGCGCGCTTCCTGAAAGAAGTGCGCGACGGTGCCTGCAGCCTGTTCCGCACCACGCTGTCACCCGATTACAATGCCGCCCATGCCGACCATTTCCACCTCGACATGGCGTCGGGGCGCCCGGCGGGCTGGTCGATCTGCCGCTAG
- a CDS encoding SWIB/MDM2 domain-containing protein, whose translation MADKKKAGGGLARPVTPSAELAAITGPNPLPRSEVVSKVWAHIKANNLQNPQNKREIIADDKLRPIFGTDKCTMFEMNKHLSKHLS comes from the coding sequence ATGGCTGATAAGAAAAAAGCTGGTGGTGGTCTTGCGCGTCCGGTGACGCCTTCGGCGGAACTCGCCGCAATTACGGGACCCAACCCGCTTCCGCGTAGCGAAGTGGTTTCCAAGGTCTGGGCGCACATCAAGGCGAACAATCTGCAGAACCCGCAGAACAAGCGCGAAATCATCGCTGACGACAAGCTGCGTCCGATTTTCGGCACCGACAAGTGCACCATGTTCGAAATGAACAAGCATCTGTCGAAGCATCTCAGCTAA